One Pelagicoccus sp. SDUM812003 DNA window includes the following coding sequences:
- a CDS encoding aldehyde dehydrogenase family protein produces the protein MKTALKERYPYYLANRPVAANEDLEVTDKYSGKVVTRVALADADVIEKAIEAAVEATEPMRKLAPFERKEVLLHCVKRFEERAEELADVLRIEAGKPIKDSRGEVTRLIETFQIAAEEAVRDHQGEVLNLEISERSKGYRGMYKRVPIGPCSFISPFNFPLNLTAHKVAPAIAAGCPFVLKPASRTPLGALMIGEILAETDLPKGAFSILPCSRDGADLFTEDERLKLLSFTGSPDVGWKLKSKAGKKKVVLELGGNAACIIDKGADLEDAVSRVVTGAFYQSGQSCISVQRLLVHEEEREAFVSKLLSATKQLKSGDPADEDVFVGPMIAESEAERLENWIQKAKEAGGKILCGGGRDGAVVEPTLMTNVPKDQPLQAEEAFGPVVVIDTFSDFDEALRETNDSRYGIHAGVFTPSLDHAMKAWDELEVGGVLINEMPSWRVDNLPYGGVKDSGLGREGLRYAIEDMTEIRTLVIRSA, from the coding sequence ATGAAAACCGCCCTCAAGGAACGTTATCCCTACTACTTGGCGAACCGGCCGGTCGCGGCCAACGAGGATTTGGAGGTGACCGATAAGTACTCCGGCAAAGTCGTGACGCGAGTGGCGTTGGCGGACGCCGATGTCATTGAAAAGGCCATCGAAGCGGCGGTCGAAGCGACGGAACCGATGCGAAAGCTCGCTCCCTTCGAGCGAAAGGAGGTGTTGCTGCATTGTGTCAAACGCTTCGAAGAACGAGCGGAGGAGCTCGCTGATGTCTTGAGGATCGAAGCGGGAAAGCCGATCAAGGACAGTCGCGGAGAGGTGACTCGATTGATCGAAACCTTCCAGATCGCGGCGGAGGAAGCGGTTCGCGATCACCAAGGCGAGGTGCTCAATCTCGAAATAAGCGAGCGCTCTAAGGGCTATCGAGGCATGTATAAACGCGTGCCCATCGGTCCGTGCTCCTTTATCTCGCCCTTCAATTTCCCGCTGAATTTGACGGCTCACAAGGTGGCGCCTGCTATCGCGGCTGGATGCCCGTTCGTATTGAAGCCCGCCAGCCGAACGCCATTGGGAGCCCTCATGATAGGGGAGATCCTGGCGGAAACGGATTTGCCGAAAGGCGCCTTCTCAATACTGCCCTGCAGTCGCGATGGTGCGGACCTCTTCACCGAAGACGAGCGGCTGAAGCTTTTGAGCTTCACTGGTTCGCCCGATGTCGGCTGGAAGCTCAAGTCGAAGGCCGGAAAGAAGAAGGTGGTGCTCGAGCTCGGAGGCAATGCGGCCTGCATCATTGATAAGGGAGCCGATCTCGAAGATGCGGTTTCACGAGTGGTGACGGGCGCGTTCTATCAGTCAGGCCAGAGCTGCATCTCGGTGCAGCGCCTATTGGTGCACGAGGAGGAGCGAGAGGCCTTTGTCTCCAAATTGCTATCCGCCACCAAGCAGCTCAAGTCAGGCGATCCGGCGGATGAGGACGTGTTCGTGGGACCCATGATCGCCGAATCGGAAGCGGAGCGTCTGGAAAACTGGATACAGAAGGCGAAGGAGGCTGGAGGGAAGATCCTCTGCGGCGGCGGCCGTGACGGGGCGGTGGTAGAGCCGACTCTGATGACAAACGTGCCGAAGGACCAGCCACTGCAAGCCGAAGAAGCGTTTGGGCCGGTAGTGGTGATCGATACGTTTTCCGATTTCGATGAAGCCCTGCGAGAAACCAATGACAGTCGATACGGAATCCACGCGGGTGTCTTCACTCCCTCGCTTGACCATGCAATGAAGGCTTGGGACGAGCTGGAAGTCGGCGGGGTGTTGATCAATGAGATGCCATCGTGGCGGGTTGACAATCTCCCCTATGGAGGGGTGAAGGATAGCGGTCTCGGCCGCGAAGGTCTGCGCTACGCGATCGAGGATATGACTGAGATTCGAACGCTCGTTATACGTTCAGCATAG
- a CDS encoding archaeosortase/exosortase family protein has product MRTESEVDQKRRARFFEWLASADTFRFGFVGLLLVSCWTTVEWYLARMKDGSDEPWGVLALLVAIVFSVLGRRQAFASWRYGIAAGALLIPVIGDRLATPLIFSLFVVLALACLLVDRRCWLGHVGLYVLALPLISSLQFYGGYPLRWLIGKLSVGILNVMGVAAEAQGTVMKWRGEMIVIDAPCSGVQMLWSSAFLACVLICIQKPDFRKSLLILQFASVSAFAGNVIRNVLLFFLESGLVRAGGWAHDVAGLAVFAMVLSAIVCFGSRRGMARSGLPMGEVSEQGTALLRLSLLAMICVLFEQSGSGVGRLSEGREVSGEIVDDVRDTLFQEGWTALPLDGSSADYARRFPGSIELFSKEDRYLVVRVINRATRRYHLSADCYRAIGYKTEPMPILRQIDGAMWGRVMAMRGDERIEVRERVVSLDGQSWTDPSSWFWSAALGRSQGPWVGYSESVVVR; this is encoded by the coding sequence GTGCGTACTGAGTCGGAAGTAGACCAAAAGCGTCGAGCACGCTTTTTTGAGTGGCTGGCGAGCGCTGATACGTTTCGCTTTGGGTTTGTCGGCCTGCTGCTCGTCTCCTGTTGGACGACCGTCGAATGGTATCTAGCCCGAATGAAAGACGGTTCCGACGAACCGTGGGGCGTTTTAGCTCTCTTGGTGGCAATTGTCTTTTCCGTCCTAGGGCGTAGGCAAGCATTCGCGTCGTGGAGGTATGGGATCGCTGCGGGCGCGTTGCTAATTCCCGTCATAGGCGACCGCCTTGCGACGCCGCTCATCTTTTCATTGTTTGTGGTTCTGGCGCTGGCTTGCTTGTTGGTTGATCGGCGTTGCTGGTTGGGGCACGTCGGGTTGTATGTTCTCGCTTTGCCGTTAATCTCATCGCTGCAGTTTTACGGAGGTTACCCGCTGCGGTGGTTGATAGGGAAGCTGAGCGTGGGAATTCTTAACGTAATGGGTGTAGCGGCTGAAGCTCAGGGGACGGTGATGAAGTGGCGTGGGGAGATGATCGTGATCGACGCTCCGTGCAGCGGGGTCCAGATGCTTTGGAGTTCAGCTTTTCTGGCATGTGTTCTGATCTGTATTCAGAAACCGGATTTCCGGAAATCGCTTCTTATCCTGCAGTTCGCCAGCGTGAGCGCCTTTGCGGGAAATGTGATTCGGAATGTTCTCTTGTTCTTTTTGGAATCCGGTTTGGTGAGGGCAGGTGGATGGGCTCACGATGTGGCTGGCTTGGCGGTATTCGCGATGGTCTTGTCGGCGATCGTTTGCTTTGGAAGCCGCAGAGGGATGGCAAGGAGCGGTCTGCCGATGGGGGAGGTTTCGGAACAAGGAACCGCGCTCCTGCGCTTGAGTTTGTTGGCGATGATTTGCGTTTTGTTCGAGCAAAGTGGTTCTGGGGTCGGTCGCCTTTCAGAAGGTAGAGAAGTCAGTGGCGAGATTGTGGATGATGTTCGTGATACGCTCTTTCAAGAAGGGTGGACGGCGTTGCCACTTGACGGCTCAAGTGCCGACTATGCTCGTAGATTTCCGGGATCCATTGAGCTTTTCTCAAAGGAAGATCGATATTTGGTAGTCAGAGTTATCAATCGCGCGACTCGGCGTTATCACTTGTCCGCTGACTGTTATCGAGCGATTGGATACAAGACGGAGCCAATGCCGATCTTGAGGCAGATCGATGGTGCGATGTGGGGACGGGTGATGGCAATGCGAGGAGATGAGCGGATCGAGGTGCGCGAGCGCGTGGTATCGCTCGATGGTCAGAGTTGGACGGACCCCTCGAGTTGGTTTTGGTCGGCGGCTCTTGGTCGATCGCAAGGACCTTGGGTAGGTTATTCGGAGTCGGTAGTTGTGAGATAA
- a CDS encoding VIT domain-containing protein has translation MKPNTPLLLMRFFAHLAFFLILAVWSSGQETDESEMPFFEVNGQPANLDLLPLKDVDASIEIVGTIAQVELVQTFANVGDEPIEAVYVFPGSTRAAVSALEMRIGDRVVEAEIQKREQARRTYEKAKSEGKTTSLLEQQRPNVFQMNLANILPGDVIEVTLRYTEWVVKEENEYGFVLPLVVGPRFSEGDSDWVDNPFLSESKASLVTYRLGARIQSAISVEEATCPSHSAEVVFHDERTALVTLEGDTSSVGNRDFKLRYRVSGDEVKSGVWISESNGEKYFMAAIEPPRLQTRKRMPREYFFIVDVSGSMSGFPLDTAKRMLERLVARLDAEDRFNLMLFSGDSSVFAERSVPATVENLTAGVNFLYRTRGGGGTLLLPAMQRVYATERDPAFSRNIVIMTDGYVTVEEEVFELIRENLNQANVFACGIGSSPNRHLIDGMSRVGTGEAFYVASPHETEEVANRFSEYVSEPVLSQMTLEFDGIDVFDDEPASLPDLLAERPVMVFGKYTGDGSGAITLSGRAGDSEYQELVDLTKAVDLAGSRSLEYVWARERIRRLSDYNQLWPDDQRVEEVTRLGLKHSLLTKYTSFVAVDREIRNLSGGDPAKIKQALPLPKGMAPGFVGSSVPVTPEPEMWALMGLVLVAVTWILVRRAY, from the coding sequence ATGAAACCCAATACTCCTCTGCTTCTGATGCGATTCTTTGCTCATTTAGCGTTTTTCCTCATTTTGGCGGTCTGGTCTTCGGGGCAGGAAACTGACGAATCGGAAATGCCCTTTTTCGAAGTCAATGGGCAACCCGCGAATCTGGACCTGCTGCCGCTGAAGGATGTCGATGCCAGTATCGAGATCGTGGGTACGATCGCTCAAGTGGAGCTTGTGCAGACCTTCGCGAACGTGGGGGATGAGCCGATCGAGGCCGTGTACGTTTTTCCTGGTTCGACGCGCGCTGCGGTGAGCGCCTTGGAGATGCGTATTGGCGACCGTGTTGTGGAAGCGGAGATTCAGAAAAGAGAGCAAGCTCGCAGGACTTATGAGAAAGCGAAATCGGAGGGGAAGACAACGAGCCTATTGGAGCAGCAGCGTCCGAATGTGTTTCAAATGAATCTAGCGAATATTTTGCCCGGCGATGTGATTGAGGTGACGCTTCGCTATACGGAGTGGGTTGTGAAGGAAGAGAATGAGTATGGATTTGTGCTACCACTCGTTGTGGGCCCCCGGTTCTCGGAAGGTGACTCGGACTGGGTGGACAATCCGTTTTTGTCGGAAAGCAAAGCATCCCTGGTCACCTATCGCCTGGGAGCTCGAATCCAATCCGCTATCAGTGTGGAGGAGGCGACTTGCCCATCGCACTCAGCGGAAGTCGTATTTCACGATGAGCGAACGGCTTTGGTAACCCTGGAGGGCGATACTTCGTCAGTTGGCAACCGCGACTTCAAGCTGAGGTATCGGGTATCTGGAGACGAGGTGAAATCGGGGGTGTGGATCAGTGAAAGCAATGGGGAAAAGTACTTCATGGCTGCGATTGAACCGCCGCGTCTTCAGACACGAAAGCGAATGCCGAGGGAGTACTTTTTCATCGTCGATGTATCGGGCTCGATGTCGGGGTTTCCGCTCGATACCGCGAAGCGAATGCTGGAGCGGCTGGTTGCTCGATTGGATGCAGAGGATCGATTCAACCTAATGCTCTTTTCTGGGGATTCTTCGGTCTTCGCCGAGCGCAGCGTTCCAGCGACTGTTGAGAATTTGACGGCAGGGGTGAACTTTCTGTATCGCACAAGAGGGGGAGGCGGCACCTTGCTCTTGCCCGCAATGCAACGCGTGTACGCCACGGAGCGAGACCCGGCATTCAGCCGTAACATTGTCATCATGACCGATGGATACGTAACGGTGGAGGAGGAAGTCTTCGAGTTGATTCGCGAAAACCTGAATCAGGCGAATGTGTTTGCTTGTGGAATCGGGAGCTCTCCGAATCGCCATTTGATCGATGGCATGTCGAGAGTGGGAACGGGAGAGGCCTTTTATGTCGCTAGCCCGCATGAAACCGAAGAGGTTGCGAATCGGTTTTCTGAATACGTGAGCGAGCCTGTTTTATCTCAAATGACTTTGGAGTTCGATGGCATCGACGTTTTTGATGACGAACCAGCGAGTTTACCGGATCTCTTGGCCGAGCGTCCGGTGATGGTTTTTGGCAAGTACACCGGAGATGGGAGTGGGGCGATTACTCTTTCAGGTCGAGCGGGAGACAGTGAGTATCAGGAATTGGTTGATTTGACGAAGGCGGTGGATCTGGCAGGGTCTCGATCGCTCGAGTATGTGTGGGCTCGGGAGCGAATCCGTCGCCTCTCCGACTACAATCAGCTCTGGCCCGATGATCAGAGGGTGGAGGAGGTCACCCGACTCGGCCTGAAGCATTCGCTGCTCACGAAGTATACCTCGTTTGTCGCGGTGGATCGTGAAATACGAAATCTGTCTGGAGGCGATCCGGCCAAGATAAAACAAGCTCTGCCGCTTCCGAAAGGGATGGCGCCTGGGTTTGTGGGGAGCTCGGTGCCGGTCACGCCAGAGCCTGAAATGTGGGCATTGATGGGACTAGTGCTTGTAGCGGTCACTTGGATACTTGTTCGTCGTGCGTACTGA
- a CDS encoding acetolactate synthase large subunit yields MKSSDLLVDCLESEGVEFIFGVPGEENLDFLDSLSRSKIKFVLTRHEQAAGFMAATYGRLTGKAGVCLATLGPGATNLVTAGAYAQLGAMPLVMITGQKPIKSSKQGQFQILDVVDMMAPLTHYSKQIVSGSSIPSLVRNAFSSAEEERPGAAHLELPEDVAREEVEDLKPILASSRRRPVVEEKALLEGCELLRRSNCPILLIGAGANRKMTCKMLREFVDKLCIPFVTTQMGKGVVDENHELFVGNAALSDGDFPHRALESADLILNVGHDVVEKPPFFMNSTERTVIHVNFVPAKIDPVYFPQAELIGDIAHTIWQLNQRLEPQAHWDFKVAMKAREGRIHHGEERARDDRFPMLPQHLVVMLREAMADEAVIALDNGIYKLWFARDYLATLPNTVLLDNALASMGAGLPSAMAAKLVYPERRVMAICGDGGFMMNSQELETAVRLNLDLVVLVLNDSSYGMIRWKQADMGFEDYGLSFKNPDFVAYANSYGATGHRIEATSELVPTLESCYSSGGVHLIDLPVDYSLNRQALFEDIPRASSEISE; encoded by the coding sequence ATGAAATCCTCGGATCTGCTTGTAGACTGTCTCGAATCGGAAGGCGTCGAATTTATCTTCGGCGTTCCAGGGGAGGAGAATCTAGATTTTCTGGATTCTCTTTCTCGATCTAAAATCAAGTTTGTGCTGACGCGGCACGAACAAGCGGCGGGGTTCATGGCGGCGACCTATGGACGCTTGACCGGGAAGGCAGGCGTTTGTCTCGCCACGCTGGGGCCGGGGGCCACTAATCTTGTGACGGCGGGCGCCTATGCGCAGCTGGGAGCGATGCCTTTGGTGATGATTACGGGGCAGAAGCCGATCAAGAGCAGCAAGCAAGGGCAGTTTCAGATTCTCGATGTGGTGGATATGATGGCGCCATTGACTCACTATTCGAAGCAGATCGTGAGCGGGAGTTCGATTCCCTCTCTGGTAAGAAACGCGTTCAGCTCGGCGGAGGAGGAGCGCCCGGGAGCGGCTCACCTCGAATTGCCGGAGGACGTGGCGCGCGAGGAGGTTGAGGATCTCAAGCCAATCTTGGCCAGTTCCCGTCGCCGCCCTGTGGTGGAAGAGAAAGCCCTTCTGGAAGGGTGTGAACTGCTGAGACGCAGCAATTGTCCGATTCTTTTGATCGGCGCTGGGGCGAATCGAAAAATGACCTGCAAAATGCTGCGGGAGTTCGTGGATAAGCTTTGTATCCCATTTGTAACTACGCAAATGGGAAAAGGAGTGGTTGACGAAAACCATGAACTCTTCGTGGGCAACGCGGCCTTGTCGGATGGCGATTTTCCTCACCGCGCCTTGGAGTCGGCGGACTTGATTTTGAACGTCGGCCACGACGTGGTGGAGAAGCCCCCGTTTTTTATGAATTCGACTGAGCGGACCGTGATCCACGTCAACTTCGTTCCCGCAAAGATCGATCCGGTCTACTTCCCGCAAGCGGAGCTGATCGGGGACATCGCCCACACGATCTGGCAGCTCAATCAGCGTTTGGAGCCGCAAGCGCATTGGGACTTCAAGGTGGCGATGAAGGCCCGCGAGGGGAGGATTCACCACGGAGAAGAGCGGGCCCGCGACGATCGTTTTCCTATGTTGCCGCAGCATCTGGTGGTGATGCTCCGTGAAGCGATGGCGGACGAAGCGGTGATCGCTCTGGACAACGGAATCTACAAGCTGTGGTTCGCCCGCGACTACCTGGCGACGCTGCCGAACACGGTCCTGCTCGACAACGCGCTGGCTAGCATGGGGGCGGGGCTGCCGTCCGCGATGGCCGCTAAGCTGGTGTATCCCGAGCGGCGGGTCATGGCGATTTGCGGGGACGGCGGCTTCATGATGAATTCGCAGGAGCTGGAAACTGCGGTTCGCTTGAACTTGGATTTGGTGGTTCTGGTTCTCAACGACTCGTCCTATGGCATGATTCGCTGGAAGCAGGCTGACATGGGATTCGAGGATTACGGGCTGTCGTTTAAGAATCCGGATTTCGTGGCCTACGCCAACAGTTATGGGGCTACGGGGCATCGCATCGAAGCGACCTCAGAGTTGGTGCCAACCTTGGAGTCGTGTTACAGTAGTGGCGGTGTGCACTTGATCGACTTGCCGGTGGACTACTCGCTCAACAGGCAGGCCCTCTTCGAAGACATTCCGCGAGCGAGCTCGGAAATAAGCGAGTGA
- a CDS encoding TAXI family TRAP transporter solute-binding subunit, translating to MSRRAFTPLFLLLILVALAGCGKREHSIVIGHSVEEPGPSIAQAVSGLLNQNKLPASTTSFANEAEILQAVLDGTVVFAIAEEPERKIKDLATVVPLYPSILHVLHKKGMSADSLADLLDGKTVYAGPIGGPAWRLLDRLTTDLRVEQDYQILDNPWEIEPDVYFVLGGLLTADSLSQLSEYELFSFGDAANLGAGTEAEGIALRYNGIETFTLPAGLYGSFNPSPVLTISTQTVLIAKDDCEEELVRKVAKLLLENVQEVAAPFSLVTEQLKEDFNPHHLVLHLHPGSRRYLERDNPSFVERWADVIALIVTFCAAIASGFLALARFNRNRKKDTIDRFYREILELRSKVEDIASSEERTQLEACVKKAQADVFGLAIDERIESNASLVAFINLSNQVLCEVREICSKKGF from the coding sequence ATGAGCAGACGGGCTTTCACGCCACTTTTCCTGCTCCTGATCCTCGTCGCTCTAGCAGGCTGCGGAAAAAGAGAGCACTCGATCGTCATCGGGCATTCCGTCGAAGAGCCAGGTCCATCTATCGCCCAGGCAGTTTCCGGGCTCCTAAACCAAAACAAGCTTCCCGCGTCTACTACCAGCTTTGCAAACGAAGCGGAAATCCTGCAAGCGGTGCTCGACGGAACGGTCGTGTTCGCCATCGCGGAGGAACCTGAGCGAAAAATAAAAGACCTCGCCACCGTCGTTCCTCTCTACCCCAGCATTCTTCATGTGCTCCATAAAAAGGGTATGAGCGCGGACTCGCTGGCTGATCTTCTTGACGGGAAAACCGTCTACGCGGGCCCCATCGGTGGTCCCGCTTGGCGCTTGCTGGACCGTTTGACGACCGATCTTCGGGTCGAGCAAGACTACCAGATTCTGGACAATCCTTGGGAAATCGAGCCCGACGTCTACTTCGTGCTGGGAGGACTGCTAACGGCTGACAGTCTGTCGCAGCTTAGCGAATACGAGCTTTTCAGTTTCGGGGACGCAGCAAATCTTGGCGCAGGCACCGAGGCGGAAGGAATCGCTCTTCGCTACAACGGCATCGAAACCTTCACCCTGCCCGCCGGACTCTACGGGAGTTTCAATCCATCGCCTGTATTGACCATTTCAACACAGACCGTCCTCATCGCCAAAGACGACTGCGAAGAGGAGCTCGTCAGAAAAGTCGCCAAACTGCTTCTGGAAAACGTGCAGGAAGTCGCGGCTCCGTTTTCCCTCGTAACCGAACAGCTCAAGGAAGACTTCAATCCCCACCACCTCGTTCTCCATCTCCATCCCGGCAGTCGACGTTATCTGGAACGAGACAATCCCTCCTTCGTGGAACGCTGGGCGGACGTGATCGCTCTGATCGTCACCTTCTGTGCCGCCATCGCCAGCGGTTTCCTGGCCCTCGCCCGCTTCAATCGTAATCGAAAGAAGGATACCATCGATCGCTTCTACCGAGAGATTCTCGAACTTCGCTCCAAAGTTGAAGATATCGCCAGCTCAGAAGAAAGAACACAGCTGGAAGCGTGCGTGAAAAAGGCCCAAGCGGACGTATTCGGCCTCGCCATCGACGAACGCATCGAGTCGAACGCATCCCTGGTCGCCTTCATCAACCTGTCGAACCAAGTCCTGTGCGAAGTTCGCGAGATCTGCAGCAAGAAAGGGTTCTAG
- the creC gene encoding two-component system sensor histidine kinase CreC, translating into MRTLWQILTNPELRGPRWLRLPKRFISIRASILLVYLLVVGGGFYAIMSTLAEEIQPRYLESMEESLVDTANILAAQLEQAAEESGYSADAIEQIFERAYSRRFVAQVYSLRKESVDLEVYLTDARGVVLFDSSNRENKGEDFSNWRDVALTLRGEYGARATWTERDGERALVLYVAAPVRIDGRIQGVVTVGKPTSYVNELIASAEDRFELYVILAGIAVLLLGALLSLWLTQPIKRLIAYANALRDGRKAEYPRLFGIEANELGRAFEEMRLALEGKQYVERYVQSLTHQLKSPLSGVSGAAELLEEDMEPEERRKFLENIRRESERMRRIVDRMLELASVESRRSLQNVESIDLAVLVQELIEGLEPSFRSAGIGCYIETDEPAKVDGERFLIRQAIQNLLQNAIDFSPEGTRIMVRVAGKSVVVEDQGPGIPDYALSKVTDRFYSLARPKTGEKSSGVGLSFVKEIMALHRGTLSVGNRQEGGVRARLTF; encoded by the coding sequence ATGAGGACACTCTGGCAGATTTTGACCAATCCTGAATTGCGGGGACCGCGCTGGCTGCGATTGCCCAAGCGGTTCATCTCCATTCGGGCGAGCATCTTGCTGGTTTACTTGCTGGTTGTGGGCGGGGGCTTTTATGCGATCATGTCGACTCTGGCGGAGGAAATCCAACCGCGCTACTTGGAGTCGATGGAGGAGTCGCTGGTCGATACCGCCAACATTCTCGCAGCTCAGCTCGAACAAGCTGCAGAAGAGAGCGGCTACTCGGCGGACGCCATCGAGCAGATTTTCGAACGAGCCTACAGTCGCCGTTTCGTTGCTCAGGTCTATTCGCTGCGCAAGGAGTCGGTGGACCTGGAAGTCTACCTGACCGATGCGCGGGGAGTGGTGTTGTTCGATTCGTCTAACCGAGAAAATAAGGGAGAAGACTTTTCGAATTGGCGGGATGTCGCTTTGACATTGAGAGGTGAATACGGAGCACGGGCCACCTGGACGGAGCGAGATGGCGAACGAGCGTTGGTTTTATACGTTGCCGCTCCGGTACGAATTGATGGACGTATCCAAGGAGTAGTGACAGTTGGGAAGCCGACCTCATATGTTAACGAGTTGATCGCGAGCGCGGAGGACCGGTTTGAATTGTATGTCATATTGGCAGGTATCGCTGTGTTGTTGTTGGGGGCCTTGCTGTCGCTCTGGTTGACGCAGCCGATCAAGCGTTTGATCGCTTACGCCAATGCCTTGCGCGATGGGCGAAAGGCGGAGTATCCGCGGCTTTTTGGAATCGAAGCGAACGAGTTGGGACGGGCGTTCGAAGAGATGCGACTCGCCTTGGAAGGAAAGCAGTATGTGGAGCGCTATGTGCAGAGTCTCACGCATCAGCTAAAGTCGCCTTTGTCGGGCGTGAGTGGAGCCGCAGAGCTGCTGGAAGAGGACATGGAGCCGGAAGAGCGACGAAAGTTTCTCGAAAACATACGTCGTGAGTCCGAGCGCATGCGACGCATCGTGGATCGAATGTTGGAGTTGGCTTCGGTGGAATCGCGGCGAAGCTTGCAGAATGTGGAGAGTATCGATCTTGCAGTTCTTGTGCAGGAATTGATCGAAGGGTTGGAGCCCAGTTTCAGGTCGGCTGGCATCGGGTGTTACATCGAGACCGACGAACCGGCTAAGGTCGATGGTGAGCGGTTTTTGATTCGGCAAGCGATCCAGAACCTATTGCAGAATGCGATCGATTTCTCGCCTGAGGGAACGCGGATCATGGTGCGTGTCGCTGGCAAGTCGGTTGTCGTGGAGGATCAAGGACCGGGCATTCCTGACTATGCCCTGTCGAAGGTGACGGATCGTTTCTATTCGTTGGCGCGTCCGAAAACGGGAGAGAAAAGCAGCGGCGTTGGGTTGAGTTTCGTGAAAGAAATCATGGCCTTGCACCGTGGAACGTTGTCGGTGGGAAACCGCCAAGAAGGCGGGGTTCGAGCCCGGTTGACGTTTTAG
- the cmoB gene encoding tRNA 5-methoxyuridine(34)/uridine 5-oxyacetic acid(34) synthase CmoB, translating into MSPLSTYNDLYQHLASTDLEPWIEPLQATVEPAILESNNGHLERWLGAIDALPQVEPSASSLSSPAIQIGRPQDITTEQRVTLPDTLHHFRPWRKGPFDFFGTHIDTEWRSDWKWDRLLPGISPLKDRLVLDIGCGSGYHCWRMAGEGARLALGTDPFLLYIMQYLAVRKYLKEPPVWVLPFGIEGLPPAIPAFDTVFSMGILYHRRSPFDHLYELRNFLRPGGELVLETIIVDGPHGYSLVPDQYYAKMKNVWFIPTVDTLVQWITRCRFRDIEVVDVSTTTTDEQRSTEWMIFESLSDFLDPTDPSKTIEGYPAPKRAVITAQAP; encoded by the coding sequence ATGTCTCCACTTTCCACCTACAACGACCTTTATCAGCATCTCGCCAGTACCGATCTCGAACCGTGGATTGAACCTTTGCAGGCCACCGTCGAGCCCGCAATTCTCGAATCCAACAATGGCCACCTCGAACGCTGGCTCGGAGCCATCGACGCTCTGCCACAGGTAGAGCCTTCAGCGTCATCCCTCTCCTCCCCCGCAATCCAGATTGGGCGTCCCCAAGATATCACTACCGAGCAACGCGTTACCCTCCCCGACACCCTCCACCACTTCCGCCCCTGGCGCAAAGGTCCCTTCGATTTCTTCGGCACCCACATCGACACAGAGTGGCGCAGCGACTGGAAATGGGATCGCCTCCTCCCCGGCATCTCCCCGCTTAAGGACCGCCTTGTGCTCGATATCGGCTGCGGCTCGGGCTACCACTGCTGGCGCATGGCAGGCGAAGGCGCTCGCCTTGCTCTCGGCACCGACCCATTCTTGCTCTATATTATGCAGTACCTCGCGGTCCGCAAATACCTCAAAGAGCCGCCAGTCTGGGTCCTCCCCTTCGGCATCGAAGGCCTCCCGCCCGCAATTCCCGCCTTCGATACTGTATTCAGCATGGGGATACTCTACCATCGTCGTTCTCCCTTCGATCACCTCTATGAGCTGCGTAACTTCCTCCGCCCAGGCGGCGAGCTCGTCCTCGAGACCATCATCGTCGACGGCCCCCACGGCTACTCCCTCGTGCCCGACCAATACTACGCAAAGATGAAAAACGTCTGGTTCATCCCCACCGTCGACACCCTCGTCCAGTGGATTACCCGCTGCCGTTTCCGCGACATCGAGGTCGTCGACGTCTCCACTACCACCACCGACGAGCAGCGCTCTACAGAGTGGATGATCTTCGAATCCCTCTCAGACTTTCTCGACCCCACCGACCCCAGCAAAACCATCGAAGGCTACCCCGCCCCCAAGCGCGCCGTCATCACCGCCCAAGCGCCTTAG
- a CDS encoding YHS domain-containing (seleno)protein: protein MKHVLFFLLIASSYPSLLSAQSETPETPQAPTTELAEELTPEEQKRRERLLKSGKGEEHPCPPGGIAMGGYDLVSYFQDDQPKRGLETYEVSRGNCAYRFASEKNRDAFRADPERYLPSYGGWCATALAMGRLTCPDFTNFKVENDQLLLFEVTAFTNGRMIWENNSERLRQRADYNFDLLEKSE from the coding sequence GTGAAGCACGTACTCTTTTTTCTACTGATCGCCAGCTCCTACCCCTCGCTACTCTCCGCTCAGAGCGAGACACCCGAAACGCCGCAGGCTCCAACAACTGAACTCGCTGAAGAGCTCACACCCGAGGAGCAGAAACGGCGCGAGCGCCTGTTGAAGAGCGGCAAAGGAGAGGAGCACCCCTGCCCGCCGGGAGGCATCGCCATGGGCGGATACGATCTTGTGAGCTACTTCCAGGACGACCAACCGAAGAGGGGGCTCGAAACCTACGAGGTCTCGCGCGGGAACTGCGCGTACCGCTTCGCCTCCGAGAAAAACCGAGATGCGTTCCGCGCCGATCCCGAACGCTACCTGCCCTCCTACGGCGGATGGTGCGCCACCGCTCTGGCCATGGGACGACTCACCTGCCCGGATTTCACCAACTTCAAGGTCGAAAACGATCAACTGCTCTTGTTCGAAGTGACGGCCTTCACCAATGGCCGAATGATCTGGGAAAACAATTCCGAGCGCCTCCGCCAACGAGCCGATTACAATTTCGACTTGTTGGAGAAATCTGAATGA